Below is a window of Desmonostoc muscorum LEGE 12446 DNA.
GTTCTTAATCGTAAAGGCTTTGGTCAGAGTATTGCCAACATTGGCCTCACCAAAGTTAATGGCAGTCGTACTCCCATCTACAATATCAACTGTACCGTTGAGAACTTGAATTTCGGGACTAATAACTTTGCCAGTAATAGCAAAGTCAAACTCACTTTCATTACTATCGTTGTTGCTTAAAATCAGAGTGCCACCATAAGTGCCTGGTGTAGTAGTATTGAGTGCCACCGTTATAGTAGTGGAAGCATTGGCAGCCACACTTGTGGGGACAGTTCCTACTAAACTAAAGCCATTGGGAAGTTTAAGATTACTCAGATTAAGTGCGGCTATACCGGTGTTCTTAATCGTAAAGGTTTTAGTCAGAGTCTGACCAAGAATGATCTCACCAAAGTTAATGGCAGTCGTACTCCCATCTACAATATCAACTGTACCGTTGAGAACTTGAATTTCGGGAGTAGGAGTCTCATCTGTTGGAGCTTCGTAGGCACCAATATCGATGACTGCGGTGCCATTACCATCGCCATCCAGAGGAACATTTTTAGTGATGCTATTGAAGGCATTAGAACCAGCATCGATGGCAGCACTTCCAGCTTTGAGGGCAAAATTGCCTTTAGCTGGATCAACAAACAACGGATTTTTACCCAAAATATTCTGCAAAGTAAGAATAGCTTTTGGATCGTCCGAAGCTTGAAATATATTCGAGTTATAAACAAGGTTGTGATCGAAAGCTACATTTGTGGAGTATTTGACAAGATTGGCATTTTGATTGTCACTTGCATACATTATGTTGTTATATACATCTACATTGTCCGAGTAAGTGACAGCAATCTCTCCATGAGTTGTAAGAACAGTAGCATTTTGGTAAGTTGTATTGTTGATAACATCTACATTTTTGGCTTTAAAAACGTGAATCCCAGAGCCACCATTGTTGTAGGAGATGTTATTTTCAATTAAAGCCTTACCTGTATAGGCCACGCCTTCCCTAGATTTAGAAGTCATATCAAGCATAATCCCATGCCCTTCAGAAATACCACCAGTATTCCAAACAGGAACTAGGCTTTGATTGTCGTAGACAATGTTATCTCGAAAAATCATCCTGTAGTCAGTAGTGTTGTTATCGTAGTTAGAACCGTAAAGAGCAGTAATAGCTTGACATCCATAAGGAGAATACCAAGCGTTTCCAGACACAGTATTTTTCTCAACAGTGATGTAATCTGCATTAGTCAATCCAATACCTGCACCTGGAAAGTTACGGATTGTGTTGCCACTGATGACGATGTGATGAGGGTTACTAGGGGCTAGACCTTCGCTAGTTTTTGAAGGTGAGGGGGTCACCATAATTCCATAGGCAGTAATCTTAGTATCAGATTTACCTTTATCCGAAGTAGAATTAATGCTATTCAATGCATATTGTAAAGTGACATTTTCTCGATCGCCTTCTATATCAAGTCCTTCAATCCGTACATAAGATGAACTAAATACAGTAATGCCACTAACACCCGCAGGAAGGTTTAGTTTTGGTTGATGTCCTGGATAGGCTTTGATAGTTGTCCAGTTGTCTGGAGAACCGTTTTTGTCAACAATGTTAGCTCCTTTTTCATAAGTGCCATTCATCACATAGAGGGTGTCGCCTGTTTCCATCTGCCACACGGCTCGACCCAGAGTGCGAAATGCACTTGTTTCTTTCAAGCCATTATTGTTATCGCTACCTGTTCCAGAAACGTAGTATACTTGGCCAGCCATAGGTTTACTCCGAATATATATAAGGGAATTGCTCGTGGACTCTTAGCAACTGTGTTAATTGCTAAGTAGTTAGTAGAAGGGTGATTTGTCTTGAGTCTGAAGGACAGTCACAGTTGTCCGATCGCAACTTCAAATTGCCTCGGTTCTAGAAACGCTGTTGTCAAACTGGAAATTTTTTCTCCTGTCAACCGCTGATGGTTAAACCAGGAATGTAAATACCGTCAATCGTCAGGCTGTTGTTGGGAGTAATCGGACGATTAGCGTCTGCATCTGATTGATCGCCTGGGAGTGGAATTAAATCCGATCTCCACCGCGTAGGCGCAGCCTGCCGTAGGCATCGCTGTTACTATATTTCGATACGGTGATCATATTTGGTATATAATTCCTCTGAACTTTATCCGTTGTCTGAGGTCAGAAGCTGCCAAATCGGCATGGTAAAGGGCACCCCTGGCTGATAACTGGGGACTTAAAGTTACAGTGGTCAAAGCTGAATTGTTTCAAACTTTAGTAGGTTGACCCCTTAATTTAAAGGGACTAATGTAACAACTTAGTCAAACCTGTTTTAATCTGTGTAAGCGAGTTTTGTGAACTAAATTTAGACTAACCTTCACAAACAGTGATTGATATCAGTGAATACTCAGAATTTTGTTAGATTTTTTACAACAATAGGCAAAAAAACTATGGAAGTTTTGTGGTGATTCCTATTAATTTGTAGTCTGAAGAAGGCTTGATACAAGGATTTGATGAAGTTTGTCTCAATTAAGTCGGCGTGGTTCACAAGGCATTAGTTATAGTCAAGTCGCACTGGACGCTAAAATCAATTGGAAGCGATCGCCAAGCAACTAACATCTCGCCAGTAATCTTCATAATATGAACGCCCAAATAAACTCCAGAGTACCTGTTGCTTTAACCATTGCTGGTTCAGATAGCGGTGGCGGTGCAGGAATTCAAGCTGATTTACGCACCTTTGCTTTTCACTGTGTCCACGGTACTAGCGCTATAACCTGCGTCACTGCACAAAACACTCTCGGAGTTAACAGGGTTGATGCCATGCCAACAGAAGCTGTTGTAGCGCAAATTCAGGCAGTAGTTGAAGATATTGGCGTACAAGCAGCCAAAACAGGAATGTTGCTGAATCAGGAAATTATATTTGCTGTTGCCCAGCAAGTAGAAGCTTTACAAATCCATAACCTGGTAGTCGATCCAGTGATGGTGTCACGTACCGGGGCACAATTGATTGATAATGATGCTGTGAAGACTCTGTGCCATGCTCTTATCCCCAAGGCAGCTATTATCACGCCCAATCGCTACGAAGCCCAGATTTTGAGCGGTTTAGAAATTAATTCCTTGGAAGATATGCAAGCCGCTGCTGAAATTATTCACAAGATTTTACGGACAAAGGCTGTTTTGGTCAAGGGTGGAGGTATGCAAGGAAATTTGCGTGGCGTTGATATTTGGTTTGATGGGGAAAAGTTGGAAGTTTTGACTTGCCAGCAAGTAGAGACAACAAACACCCACGGTACTGGTTGTACACTATCAGCTGCGATCGCAGCTAATCTGGCAAAGGGAAAAAACTTGTGGCAGGCGGTGCAACAGGCAAAGGAATATGTAACCACTGCCCTGACTTACGCTTTAGATATTGGCGAAGGGCAAGGTCCTGTGGGACACTTCTTTCCATTGTGGGGACTGGGGGCTGGGGACTAGGGACTAGGGACTGTTTTCCCAGTAGCCAATACCCAGTCCCTAATACTTAGCCCCCAATAAAAAATCTTTGCCGTCTCGGCATTTTTCTATTATTCTTGGGCATAGTTTCAGGGCTGACTTTCTCTGTTAGCATCTCTGTACGATCTAATCACTTTGATTTTTAATACCAAGCCCCAATGCGAACAACCACAGGTTCTGTTCACAGGAATTCGTCAACACGGACTAGTCAAGCGTACCCTCCCTCTGTACCACTATCTGTATACCGGGAATTGTCAATGGAGTTGCAAGCAACTCAGGCGAGGCTAGATGCAATCACCACTAAAAATCACGAATTAACCCAAGAAAATCAACTATTACGCCAAGAAATCACCAAAGTTGTTGAGTCTTTTTCACACTTGCAAAATTTTGTAGATTCCTATGGAATGTTTACTGAACATCAAGCTTCCCAAGTTTCTAGCAACGTTAAAAGCTCCGCCAAGCAGCCAGTAACACAAGCGCCTCCACCTCAACAAGTTTCTCGTCCGCGTCCACCTCAAAAAAACCGCCAGGAGTTTTCTACACCTATAAGGGAAATGAAGTTTCCGATACCAGACCCAGTTTTTATAGAAGAACAAGAAGTAACTTACTATTCTACTGCAAAGCCAGATGCCAAGGAACTTAGTGGCTGGTGGTTAATTATTACCATCTTGTTAATTATGCTTACTGCCTTCACTGCTGGGTATTTAATTGTGCGTCCCTTGTTTGAACATCAAAAACGTTAGTTGACCAGAAATAAAAAGGTACAAGCCCCTAAATTTATTTATGGAAAATAAAAAAATGTATTTCGAGACACGTAGTGCAAGAAATACTACGTCAGTTGACTCAGAGCAACTGAATTTATTTATGGGCTTGGTAAATTTTTGACTTTTGACTTCCCCGAACGCGAGTGCGTCTCGCTCCAGAAGGGGCTGACATTCCCACAGTCAGCAGCAATATTTAGGGCTATCGTACCATTTCTGTTTCATCACTGTTTTGAATATCTGAGATGATCTACTCAATAGCAGAATTTATCTATTTTTAGGTCAGAAATACTACATAAAAAATGATAATTTGACAGCAAATTCCTCATGTTACAAGTTCAAGGATTATCAAATTACTTAATCGAAGCTGCTTCTAGCTTCAAAAGCACCCACGGAAACAATCCTGAGTGCTGAGTAACGAGTACTAAGTAAAAAGTAAAATTAGACAGACCAGGGACTCTTAGCTTTGAGAGCAACTACATCCGGTATGGAAGAAAAAAAGATTTATTTCGAGCGTCACGTGTCACAAGAAATAATGCGTCCTTACTTCAATCCCCCCGTTTCTCTCAAGAGTTACTCAGCAGGGGCTAAACGCCCCGCTATCCATGTACAGCACTCCTGAAACCAAGCATCTACAATTTGAAAAAAGTGGCAATTATTACATATGTTTTAGCAAAGGCGCTACTAGTTACAGTTTCAGACAACAGATCTGGTTAGATAGATAAACGAAGCTAGTACAAGTCACAAATCAAAGAAATGAAAAAAGTAGAAGCTATTATCCGCCCATTTAAGCTTGATGAAGTGAAAATTGCCTTGGTTAACGCTGGGATTGTTGGCATGACGGTTTCTGAAGTCCGGGGGTTCGGACGCCAGAAAGGTCAAACTGAAAGGTATCGCGGTTCCGAGTACACCGTTGAGTTTCTCCAAAAACTCAAAGTGGAAATAGTAGTTGACGACAATCAGGTTGATATGGTAGTGGACAAAATTATTGCCGCTGCCCGCACTGGTGAAATCGGTGATGGTAAAATTTTCATCTCGCCTGTTGAGCAAGTGATTCGGATTCGTACCGGCGAAAAAAACACAGAAGCGGTTTAAAAAAAGTTATGAGTGAAGAGTTAGGAGTTAAGAGTTACGAGTCAAGAGTTAGAAGTTATTATTCCTATAATTCACAACTCATAACTTTTAACTCTTAACTTTTAATTCCTAACTCTTAACTTTCTCCAGTTGCGGAAGTAAAGCTGTAAAGGCCTTGCCTCGATGGCTAATTGACCCCTTTAACTCCCGTGTCATCTCGGCAAAAGTCAATTGCAACTCTTGCACGTAAAAAATTGGGTCATAGCCAAATCCACCATCACCACGAGGCGCATGAAGAATTTCGCCACGACAAATACCTTCAGATTGTAATGCGATCGCACCATCCGGACGAGCGATCGCCACTACACAAACAAATTGGGCTTGGCGATTTACTTCGTTACCTAATTCTTCGAGTAACCTAGCAATGCGTTCTGAGTCTGTTTTGGCGTAGCGTGCCGAATACACACCTGGTGCGCCATTCAAAGCATCTACTTCTAAACCAGAATCATCTGCTATCGCCCAGTTTCCTGTCGCTTTGGCAATTTGGGACGCTTTGAGACAAGCATTGGCGGCAAAGGTTTCGCCTGTTTCTTCAATTTCTAATTCTTCAGGTTTGAGGATTAATTCCCAGCCAGAATCTGCCAGGTAAGCTTGCATTTCGCGCAACTTACCTGGATTTCCTGTGGCTACTACTAGTAATGTCATGAATTTTAAATATTAGTTAGGAGTTAGGAGTGATGAGTTATGAGTTATTTATTCCTAACTCCTAACTCTCAACTCCTCACTAATTTTACTCCGCCCAGTGTTTTGCCCAAGCAAGAGTTTGATGCACTTGCTCAAGTGTTGGGGCTTCGCAGTAAAGGCGTAAAACTGGTTCAGTTCCGCTAAAGCGAATCATTAACCAGCTTTTATCGGCGAGGCGGTACTTGTAGCCGTCAATTGTTTGGCAATCAATTACTGCTTTACCAGCAATTTCGGTTAAAGGTTTGGTTTGGAGTTGTTGCAAAAGACGCGATCGCACTTCCATACTTGCTAAGGGTAAATCAATGCGATCGTATGCTGAATTAAATCCTGTCTGTTGCTGCAAGTGGCGATAATATTCACCTAAATCTAAACCAGATTCCACGATCGCCTCTAGCACATACAATGCTGATAGCAGTGCGTCACGTTCGGGAATATGGCTACCATAGCCGATACCTCCCGACTCTTCGCCACCCAGCAAAACTTCTGCTGCTAACATTCTGTCGGCGATGTATTTATAACCAACTGCTGTTTCAAATACTGACAGTTGATGTAGTGCTGCCACAAGGGGTATTAAATCTGAACCACTGACAGTTTTGACTATTTCACCCTTAAAGTCCCGTCGTCGGGTTAAGTGGTCAATTAGTATGGGAATCAACACCTGGGAACTCAAGAAGTTAGCTTCCCCGTCTACAGCTGCGATGCGATCGCAGTCTCCATCAAATACCAATCCTACAGATAAACTTGATGTATTTGTTTCTCGGTGAGCTTTGATAACTTCAAATAGCTTGGAAAGGTATTTAGGCAAGGGTTCCGGCGCACCACCACCAAATAGGGGGTCGCGTTCGCTGTTGATTTCTATGACCTTATCGCCTAGAAGTTGTGCCAATCCGCCAGCCGCAGCGCCATGCATGACATCGCCAAATACTGTTAGTTTACCAGAGGCGATCGCTTCCCTAATTTTGGCAATATCAACTTTACGTTCTAGTGCTTGGGTGTAACTCGGCCAAGGATCGAACTTTTCTTGCTTGCCTGGGGTAGCCGCAGGTGGCACTCCTTGGGGCAACAGTGCTTCTATCTCCTTTGTGACTTCTGGCGACACTGAACCGCCAAAATATCCCTTGACTTTTAATCCTAAGTATGCGCCTGGATTATGACTGGCTGTAATTACTAGTGCCCCTAAGGCATTAAGTTCTTTTGCTGCCCAACTAAAAGCTGGAGTTGGGGCAAAAGTTTCACTGAGTAAAACATCAAATCCGACAGCGGTGACGGTATCAGCCACAGCACGAGCGAAGTCTTCGGCCATAAATCGGCGATCGTAACCGACAATTATTGTCCGGCTACCCACCGTAGAATAATATGTATTATATAGTACTTTTGCAGCGACTGGCGCGACTAGGGCTAGGCGTTCAAAGGTGAACTCATCTCCAATTACGCCCCGCCAGCCGTCTGTACCAAACTTGATTGAGTTAGCTACAACTGCCATCTAGGTATCCTAACTGTCTACCTGAGGATTTTAGCATTTCTACAGTGTGCAGAGTAAAAAAAGAATATAGTATTAATATGTAGTACTGGTATTCGGCTGTTTCAACACAAAAGCGATCGAATTTCTGGATGCAGAGTGCCTAGACGCCCAGTGACTTGTCGTCGTTATACAGCGCCTTTTGGCTCACAATTCAAATTCGCCTTCCTAGACTTTTGATATAGTATGTACGCAGGCTTGGTTTATGTAGCGCGAATTCTAGTTGCTAGGTATTCCAGTGTTATCCAGATTTGGATACATTAGCTGTTCTACCTCGGCAGCTTTTTCACTTAAATCAAGGTCTCTGTAGATTTGTAGACTTTCAGTGAAAAACTGGGTAGCAGTTACCTCAGTACCTGATTGATGATGCTGGAAGCGGTTGAGGTATATTTCGCCCAAGAGTTTACGAGCTGAAGCTTCTAGTTTCCGGCGATCGTACTCCTGAAAAACTTGGAGGGATTCTTGGGCTAGTTCTTCGGCTCGGTCAAGATTTTTTAAGACGCTGACTTCCAGATAAACACGGGCGATATCAAGAGCTTCATCTGCTCGATTTACTGTCTGCCCCAGTTCAGCAAGATATGTCAAGCCAGTATTGTAATATTCTTCAAATTGGGTAATTTGTTCTTGCAGTGATGAGTCATCAAAAGACGATAGGCGTAAGCGTTCTGACCAGATTAAGCTAAAGATAATGTAGTCGTAAGCAAGATTTTCTTTGTAGTCTCCTGTGGTGTTTATTTGGATGGCTTGACAGATATTTTGTTCAGCTTGCGTCAGTAAGTCAAAAGCTACTGCTCTATCTGAGGTATTTTTGGCTAGCAAGCGTTGGGTGTTACCAATTCTTCTATAACATCTAGCTACATCCTCACCTAAATCTAGTTGCTGGTAAAAGTTATAACTGTGTTGAAAATACTCTATTGCCTGCTCATATTTGTCCCAAGCTCTATAAATGCGTCCTAGCCAATAATAGGCATTAGCTATTTCGGGTTGGTTGTCTAGGGCTTGATTTAGCAAAAGATATTGTTTTTGACATTCAACTCCCTGTTCATATTTGCCCCAATTCAAGTAGCAATAAGCTAACCAGTCCCATTGAGTAGCCACCCCCTTTTCGTTATCTAATTTTTCGTAGAGGTCACGGCTTTGGTGGAAGTAGGCGATCGCTTCTTCGTATTTGCCCCAAGCTTGATAAATTCGACCTAGTTGATTGTAGCCATCTGCTACATTTGTTTGGTCGTCCAGTTGTTGACAGATTGCTAAATCTTTGAGTTCATATTCAAGTGCCTGCTCATATTTACCCCATTCTCGATAGCAACTAGCTAGCCAGTAACACTGGTTTGCTACATTCTTGTTTTTACCCAATTGCTCATAGAGGTCATGGCTTTGTTGGTAATGGACCATCGCTTGTTGATATTTGCCCCATGCTTGATAGATACGTCCTAGCTGATGGTATGCAAAAGCTACATCTGATTGGTTTTCTAAGTTTTGATGTTTTGCCAGACACTTTTGCTGACACTCAAGTGCTTGTTGATATTTGCCCCATTCCTGATAAGAATTACCCAACCAGTACCATAAGTTAGCTACATCTTTCTCTAAACTCAATTGCTCATAGAGTTCACGGGTTTGTTGGAAGTAGGCGAGCGCTTGTTCATATTTTCCCCAAGCTTGATAGATGCGACCTAACTGAAAGTAGGCACTAGCTATACCTGCTTGGTCTTCTAACTTTTGACATTTTGCTAAACACTTTTGCTGACACTCAAGTGCTTGCTCATATTTACCCCATTCCCAATAGCAAGTTGCTAAGTTGTACCACTGATTAGCTACATTCTTGTCTTTGACCAATTGCTCACACAGGTCACGGCTTTGTTGGTGGTAGGCGATCGCTTGTTGGTATTTGCCCCAACTTTGATGAATCCAGCCTAGCTGAAAGTAGGCACTAGCTATATTTGCTTGGTCTTCTAGCTTTTGACGTTGTGCTAAACACTTTTGCCCATACTTTAAAGCTTGCTCATATTTACCCCATTCTCGATAGCAACTAGCTAGCCGATAACACTGGTTTGCTACATTTTTCTCTTGACCCAATTGTTCATAGAGGTCATGGCTTTGTTGGTAGTGGGCGATCGCTTGTTCATATTTTTCCCAAGTTTGATAAATGTAACCGAGTTGAAAATACGCCAAAGCCACTTCTGATTGGTCTTCTAACTTTTGGCAAATTTCTAAATCCTTGAGTTCGCACTCCAAAGCCTCTTGATATTTACCCCATTCTTGGTAACATTGAGCCATGTTGTACCATCGAGCCGACACAGATTTTTGTTTTCCCAATTGCTCATAGAGGTCACGGCTTTGTTGGTAGTGGGCGATCGCTTTTTCATATTTTCCCCAAGCCTGATAGATAAGACCTAGCTGGTGGTATGCCAAAGCTATATCTGATTGGTTTTCTAAATTTTGACGTTTTGCCAGACACTTTTGCTGACACTCAAGTGCTTGCTGATATTTGCCCAATTCTTTATAAGAATTACCCAACCAGTACCACAAGTTAGCAACATCCTTCTCTAAGTTCAATTGCTCATAGAGGTCATGGCTTTGTTGGTAGTGGGCGATCGCTTGTTCATATTTTCCCCAAGTTTCATAAATTTTTCCTAGCCGCCAGTAGGCGAGAGCTATTCTGGGTTGATCATCCAACTGCTGGCGAATTAGTAATTCTTTTTGCTCACATTCAAGTGCTTGTTCATATTTATCCCATTCGCAATAGCAATCACCCAACCAGTACCACAGGTCAGCTACATCCTTCTCTAAACCCAATTGCTCATAAAGGTCACGGCTTCGTTGGTGGTAGGTGATCGCTTGTTCATATTTTCCCCATTTTTGATAAGTTCTACCTATATTCCAGAGATCGTTTGCTTCATCTTCAGACTTGCAAAACTCTTTGTCTATAGCTAATGCCTGCTGGAAGCATTCTAGTGACTGCTCGTATTTGGTGTGTAAACGATGACAAACACCTCGATTTCTCCAAAACAGCAAAAAAGCAGATGGATGAATGTATATAGCTAGTTTTTCAAAGCATTCCTGATAGTAGTCAATTGCTCGATCAAATTTATCTTGTTCCTGGTAACAAGTTGCAATTGACCAAGCTATGTAAGCACTGAGACTGCTATTTTTCTGAACATTTATTTGTTCTAGAAGCTCAACAGCTTTGGCATAATTATCTGTACGAATATAAGATATTGCCGTGAGGAAAGTTAATGCTTTTTGAGAGTCTTGATTGCTGCTATGATTTTGCCGACTAAATTCTAGAGCAGGTGTCATATCTTCACCTAGTTCTTTAACCAATTCTCTAAGACGACAAAATATAGTAGGCTCTAGCTGATTCACAATATCGATCGCGCGACTAACTAATAATGCTCCTGATTCACCACAAGCAATATAAAGAATAGCTACCTGTGCTTCTATCCGTCTCTTCTCAGTAATTATTGAATCACTAGCAAATTCTTTCAATTGTTCTATAACTTCACCTTTCTGGTTAAACAATTCAATTTGGCGTAGCAGTCTCAGCAGTTGCTTAGTTATATCATCATCAAAGTCTGTATCCAAATTAAGATAGGTTAAAATTAACTTCTGAATTATCTTTTTACGAGTACTAGGATAAACTTCAACTTGAGTTAAAACTTCCCCAGCAAACAATAAATCTTTTAACCGTAATTCAGACTGTTTAGAGTTAGTAGTTATTAATTCTTGCTCGGAACCTGACCAAATGATAATCGCATCCTGGGAAGATGCATTTTTTATTTTTAACTTCCCACCTTGAATTGCAGGTTCATAAACTTCAAGATTGCTGAAAAGCTGCTCTACTAGCCTATTAACCAATTTACTAGAATTGCTATACGAACCTAAAGCTAGTAAAATCGGCTCATTCCAACGTGGCTCATGCAAATGCTCGCGGATGATTTTTAAGATATCGCTTGGCTCATTATCAGCAATATAAAGTGCAGCAAAATACTCTTCAAATGTCAGGTGCATAAAACCGTAGATTCCAGGCGCACGTTCGACAAATAGACCTGTAGTTTCCCGCACCTTCCGCAAAAATTCCTGCACGGCTTGGCGTACTGAGTCTGATTCTGGGTCAGTAGCATTGAGTTCTGCTAGCTTTGCTGCTAACTGTTGTTCAACTTCTGTTTCGGTGACTAAACCAGAGGGCTTCTCCTCATGCATCCAGTAAGCGAGCGGTGCTAAAAATGCTACTACTTCATTTTGCTTCAGCAGCACTTTCGGAGCATCTGGCAACTTCTTTCCTAATTGCCAATCTTCGCTCAAGGTTTGCACTGCTAATTCATAAAGTTTTACCCGACGGTTAGGTAGGCGATCGCCATTGCGGTGAATCAGTGCCAAGATTGTCAACAGTAGAGGGTTCGCTGTCAAGCGCTTTACACCCTCATTGTCTTTAATCGCCTCTAAAATCTTCCTTGCTTGATCATCTCCTGCTCTTTGCCATTGCGCCTCACTAGCTTCTGGCTGCTGCGCTCGTTCTATCGCCAAACACCAGCGATGCAGAAATTTTTCTACTTGTTCGCTACCCATATCCTCGATAGTGAACTCAGCAAAGCGGCTGCTCAGTTTCACATCGCGGTAGCCAGCTATCCGACTGGTAATGACAAACTTATTAGTAGAGAAATCATTGACAAAGCGATCGATTCTTTCCACTATCAGCCTGCGGCTTTCTTGTTCAAATACCTCATCTAGTCCATCCAGCAGCATTAAGCACTGCCCTTGGCGCATTTTTTCTAGAAGTAGCACTGCCATCTCAGTTCCCGCTTCAATTTCATCTTGAAAGTAAGCTTCCCATTGGCGGTAGAATTGGCGCAGATAGTCGAGCAGACTCAAATCAGGTTCTTGTTGCAATCGTTCTGCATAATCAGCAATGCGAAAGAAAATTGGTAACAGAGCTTTACCCAATTCTTCTTGGGGTTCGCCACCTGTAACTTTTTCATTGCGATCGCGTTTGGCTGTGGCAAAATGTAATGCCAGATAGCGCAGTAGCGTTGTTTTCCCAGCACCAGGAGCGCCAAGAATCACGCAGTACTGGTTCTCCCGCACTGCATGGGATAAATCAATTCTTTGTGTAACTGTTTTGGTGCTGCTAGTGGGTATTGAACTTAATAAAACTGGTTCGTAATGAGAAGGTTCGTCTAAATCGTAGAGGCCAGAGATGCTCATGCTCAACCTATGTTCGGCTTTGCGAAATGTAGTCATCTCTTGGTCTAGTTTCGAGGTTTCTGTAACCTCCTGTCGCCTGACTGCTTGTAGTGAAATATAAA
It encodes the following:
- a CDS encoding choice-of-anchor D domain-containing protein encodes the protein MAGQVYYVSGTGSDNNNGLKETSAFRTLGRAVWQMETGDTLYVMNGTYEKGANIVDKNGSPDNWTTIKAYPGHQPKLNLPAGVSGITVFSSSYVRIEGLDIEGDRENVTLQYALNSINSTSDKGKSDTKITAYGIMVTPSPSKTSEGLAPSNPHHIVISGNTIRNFPGAGIGLTNADYITVEKNTVSGNAWYSPYGCQAITALYGSNYDNNTTDYRMIFRDNIVYDNQSLVPVWNTGGISEGHGIMLDMTSKSREGVAYTGKALIENNISYNNGGSGIHVFKAKNVDVINNTTYQNATVLTTHGEIAVTYSDNVDVYNNIMYASDNQNANLVKYSTNVAFDHNLVYNSNIFQASDDPKAILTLQNILGKNPLFVDPAKGNFALKAGSAAIDAGSNAFNSITKNVPLDGDGNGTAVIDIGAYEAPTDETPTPEIQVLNGTVDIVDGSTTAINFGEIILGQTLTKTFTIKNTGIAALNLSNLKLPNGFSLVGTVPTSVAANASTTITVALNTTTPGTYGGTLILSNNDSNESEFDFAITGKVISPEIQVLNGTVDIVDGSTTAINFGEANVGNTLTKAFTIKNTGTAALNLSNLQLPNGFSLVGTVPTSVAPNASTTITMALNTTTVGTYSGRLSLSNNDSDESPFDFAITGKVTTPEIQILNGTVDITDGSTTAIDFGSTTGGVARTKTFTIKNIGTAPLKLTNLKLPSGFSLVGILPTSVAANASTNITVALNTSRIGTYSGNFSLSNNDSDESPFDFAITGKVEPKIINGTTGNDTFITPLGNGHDIITNFGGAGTSLDPSAEVIAQIDTLQFVGAGLTAKNMQLSQSGDNLEITFLSVANTKVTLENFKLENLENLAASGTRPGIGNIIFDGQSSVTESFDVIDSRSTQTSIFNRNTVTFLNYLNNNVAGFDNSNDVINALGGNDIIDGKSGDDLLRGGSGNDTLIGGAGNDILVGDGGADAFLYNTNAAFSSAAVGIDTIADFNSSAGDKIILDKTTFTAITSVAGTGFSNATNFQITTLGAVSSAVIVYDPVTGQLLYNQNGSAAGLGSGGQFAQLTGAPTLKASDFIIQA
- the thiD gene encoding bifunctional hydroxymethylpyrimidine kinase/phosphomethylpyrimidine kinase — encoded protein: MNAQINSRVPVALTIAGSDSGGGAGIQADLRTFAFHCVHGTSAITCVTAQNTLGVNRVDAMPTEAVVAQIQAVVEDIGVQAAKTGMLLNQEIIFAVAQQVEALQIHNLVVDPVMVSRTGAQLIDNDAVKTLCHALIPKAAIITPNRYEAQILSGLEINSLEDMQAAAEIIHKILRTKAVLVKGGGMQGNLRGVDIWFDGEKLEVLTCQQVETTNTHGTGCTLSAAIAANLAKGKNLWQAVQQAKEYVTTALTYALDIGEGQGPVGHFFPLWGLGAGD
- a CDS encoding P-II family nitrogen regulator, which translates into the protein MKKVEAIIRPFKLDEVKIALVNAGIVGMTVSEVRGFGRQKGQTERYRGSEYTVEFLQKLKVEIVVDDNQVDMVVDKIIAAARTGEIGDGKIFISPVEQVIRIRTGEKNTEAV
- the rdgB gene encoding RdgB/HAM1 family non-canonical purine NTP pyrophosphatase encodes the protein MTLLVVATGNPGKLREMQAYLADSGWELILKPEELEIEETGETFAANACLKASQIAKATGNWAIADDSGLEVDALNGAPGVYSARYAKTDSERIARLLEELGNEVNRQAQFVCVVAIARPDGAIALQSEGICRGEILHAPRGDGGFGYDPIFYVQELQLTFAEMTRELKGSISHRGKAFTALLPQLEKVKS
- a CDS encoding phosphoglucomutase/phosphomannomutase family protein, which translates into the protein MAVVANSIKFGTDGWRGVIGDEFTFERLALVAPVAAKVLYNTYYSTVGSRTIIVGYDRRFMAEDFARAVADTVTAVGFDVLLSETFAPTPAFSWAAKELNALGALVITASHNPGAYLGLKVKGYFGGSVSPEVTKEIEALLPQGVPPAATPGKQEKFDPWPSYTQALERKVDIAKIREAIASGKLTVFGDVMHGAAAGGLAQLLGDKVIEINSERDPLFGGGAPEPLPKYLSKLFEVIKAHRETNTSSLSVGLVFDGDCDRIAAVDGEANFLSSQVLIPILIDHLTRRRDFKGEIVKTVSGSDLIPLVAALHQLSVFETAVGYKYIADRMLAAEVLLGGEESGGIGYGSHIPERDALLSALYVLEAIVESGLDLGEYYRHLQQQTGFNSAYDRIDLPLASMEVRSRLLQQLQTKPLTEIAGKAVIDCQTIDGYKYRLADKSWLMIRFSGTEPVLRLYCEAPTLEQVHQTLAWAKHWAE